CGGATGGCGTTCTCCACCAGCGGCTGCAGCACCAGGTGCGGCACCAGCGCCTCCCGCGCTGCCGGCGCCACCGCGATCCGCACCCGCAGTCGCTCGCGGTAGCGCACCCGCTCGATGGCCAGGTACCGCGCCAGGAACCCCAGCTCCTCGCGCAGCGTCACCAGCTGCGCGTCGGAGCGGCGCAGCGTGCGCCGCAGCAGCCGCGACAGGCGCCGCAGCACGTCCACGGCGTCGTCCGCGTCCTGCTGCAGCAGCGCCGACACAGAGTTCAGCGCGTTGAAGAGGAAGTGGGGATGGAGCTGCCCCTTCAGCGCGCGCAGCTGCGCCCCGCGGAGCTGCGTCCGCAGCCTCAGCGCGCGCGTGGCCGCCTCGCCCACCGCGCGGAAGTAGACCACCGCCTGCCCGAACGCCGCGCACCCCGCGTACAGCGGGAGGTACGTCGTCGCCCCTTCCCAGAAGATCACGGAGAACGGCGGCGGACGGGGGAGGAGCCAGTGGCGGAGCGCAATGCGGACGGCGCCGGCCGCGATCATCAGCAGCGCCCCGGCCAGCAGCAACGCCGCGGCCCCGCGGCCCGGTCGCTCTCGGAGCCGGACGCGGCCGCCGGCCCACACCGCCGAGGGCGCCAGCAGCATGGCCGGCACGTCGAGGATGGCCGCGCTGGCGGCGGCCGCGCGCAGCGAGAACGGCTGCCCGCCCACCCATTCCGGGGCGTAGCGGGCGAGCAGCCAGCGCGCGGCCATGCCCACCGCGGCCAGCGCCACCCACGCCAGCAGGTAGGCCGCCGCCAGCCGGGCGGTGGGCCGGGGGATCTCCTCCGTCCACGGCGCCGCCGGCGGCTGCGGCGCGGCCGCCTCCCCGCCGCTCCACCCGGCGGGGATCGCCATCTCGTCGCCGGCCGACGCGCCGTCGCGCGCGGGCCGCACGGCGATGCGGAACCACGGCCGCCCCTCCCGCGCCCACCCGGCGAGGTCGACCGCGAGCCGGCCGGGACGGTCCGCGTGGCGCGCCAGCAGGCGCTCGAGCGGCGCCTGCAGCTCGCGGCGGTGCACCGGCGCCCGGCGCAGCGCGCACGGCAACGCGGCGTTGAAGTCCACCCCCTCCGCGCGGCAGGCGCCCTCCACCGCGGCGCAGGCGCGCATGCACTCCACCTCCTCGTCTACGCTCACGGGGTCGCCCGGCCGCCCGTGCAGCGCCAGCCGCAGGTAGTCGCCCAGCCGGCAGACGGCGGCGTCGGCGCGATGCGGGTCCATGCGCGCCGTGTCGGCGATGCGCCGCAGCGCGCGCAGCAGCAGGCGCGGGTTGACGCCGGCGCGCACCGAGCGCAGCTCCTGGTCGGCCACCTCCGCGCGCAGCCGCGCCAGACGCCGCTCGTCGCCATCCAGCCGCAGCGCGGCCTTGAGCGCGTATCCGGCAGCCACCGCAGCTACCGCGCCCGGCACGGTGGACGGGAATACGGCCAGCTGCATCAGCGGTACGTAGCGCCAAACTGGAAAGACGAGTGTGATGGCCAGCAGCGCCAGCTGCCGTGCGCCCAGCACGGCCAGGGCGCCCAGCACCACCCGCCCCAGCGTGTCGCGGCGCAGCGGCACGCGGAACGCCACGGCGATGGCCGCGGCATAGGCGGCCATCCATCCCAGCTCGTCCCACGCGGCCGCGGCCAGTCCCACCGGCCACTCCGGGTCGCCGGGCGGCAGGATGGTAAGCATCAGCGCCACGTGCCCCGCCATCAGCGCCGCCCAGAGCAGCGCCAGCGCGGCCCATACGCCGCGCCTGCGGAAGGCGCCGGCGACGGTCGGCGTGTCGGGCGGGGCGGGTCCCGCGCGGCGCCGGCTCACCGGGTGAAGAAGGCGCGCACGCGGTCGCGGTAGCGCCGGCTGGAGACCAGGCGGGTGCCATCGCGCAGCACCAGCTCGTACTCCGTCCCCGACCACGGGCGCATGGCGGTCACGAAGTCGAAGTTGACGATGGCCGAGGCGCGGATGCGCACGAAGCGCGCGGGGTCGAGCTTCTCTTCCATCCCCCCCAGCGTGTCACGGAGGAGGTACGCGCGCCTGCCGGCGTGCAGCGACACGTAGTTGTCGGCCGACTCGATCCACTCGATCTCCGCCGCCGGCACGAACAGGTACTGGCCGCCGCTGCGCACCATGAAGCGGGTGGGATATTCCCGCGGCGCGCGCACCGTCTCCAGCAGCGCCTGCAGCCGCGCCTGGAAGCCCGCCAGCCGCCGCGTGCGGATCACCTCGCGCGCGCGCCCCAGCGCGGCGGCGAAGCGTGCGGCGTCGTACGGCTTGAGGAGGAAGTCGAGCGCCTGCACCTCGAACGCGCGCACCGCGTGCTGGTCGAGCGCGGTGACGAAGACGGTGACCGGCATCCGCTCCGGCCCCACGCGCGCGATCACCTCGAAGCCGTCGATCCCGGGGATCTGGAT
This DNA window, taken from Longimicrobium sp., encodes the following:
- a CDS encoding histidine kinase, which gives rise to MSRRRAGPAPPDTPTVAGAFRRRGVWAALALLWAALMAGHVALMLTILPPGDPEWPVGLAAAAWDELGWMAAYAAAIAVAFRVPLRRDTLGRVVLGALAVLGARQLALLAITLVFPVWRYVPLMQLAVFPSTVPGAVAAVAAGYALKAALRLDGDERRLARLRAEVADQELRSVRAGVNPRLLLRALRRIADTARMDPHRADAAVCRLGDYLRLALHGRPGDPVSVDEEVECMRACAAVEGACRAEGVDFNAALPCALRRAPVHRRELQAPLERLLARHADRPGRLAVDLAGWAREGRPWFRIAVRPARDGASAGDEMAIPAGWSGGEAAAPQPPAAPWTEEIPRPTARLAAAYLLAWVALAAVGMAARWLLARYAPEWVGGQPFSLRAAAASAAILDVPAMLLAPSAVWAGGRVRLRERPGRGAAALLLAGALLMIAAGAVRIALRHWLLPRPPPFSVIFWEGATTYLPLYAGCAAFGQAVVYFRAVGEAATRALRLRTQLRGAQLRALKGQLHPHFLFNALNSVSALLQQDADDAVDVLRRLSRLLRRTLRRSDAQLVTLREELGFLARYLAIERVRYRERLRVRIAVAPAAREALVPHLVLQPLVENAIRHGLGPTRRPVTLTIRARLAGDGALCVEVRDTGAGLPAGWTRARAGIGLRNTAARLRQHYGAGASLRITSPEGGGVRVRLRIPQLAGVPAG
- a CDS encoding LytTR family DNA-binding domain-containing protein, yielding MHLPDERITALIVEDEPLARERLQRLLEPEPDVVVVRACDEGIDAARAIAELRPDLVFLDIQIPGIDGFEVIARVGPERMPVTVFVTALDQHAVRAFEVQALDFLLKPYDAARFAAALGRAREVIRTRRLAGFQARLQALLETVRAPREYPTRFMVRSGGQYLFVPAAEIEWIESADNYVSLHAGRRAYLLRDTLGGMEEKLDPARFVRIRASAIVNFDFVTAMRPWSGTEYELVLRDGTRLVSSRRYRDRVRAFFTR